The following coding sequences are from one Gadus macrocephalus chromosome 3, ASM3116895v1 window:
- the chchd10 gene encoding coiled-coil-helix-coiled-coil-helix domain-containing protein 10, mitochondrial, protein MSRGSRSRSSAPASHSPAPSHAPSHAPMPVQPAPAAMAPAQPQGPGLMAQMATTAAGVAVGSAMGSVMGSALTGAFSGGSSSSSSSPEPARPAYQEAPRPAPAASGPCHYEVRQFLDCATTQGDLSLCEGFSEVLKQCKSSHGVTALV, encoded by the exons ATGTCTAGAGGAAGCCGCAGTCGATCCTCCGCTCCGGCAAG TCACAGCCCCGCCCCGTCCCACGCGCCCTCCCACGCGCCCATGCCTGTCCAGCCCGCCCCTGCTGCCATGGCCCCAGCCCAGCCCCAGGGGCCAGGCCTCATGGCCCAGATGGCCACCACCGCTGCTGGGGTAGCAGTGGGCTCGGCCATGGGTAGCGTGATGGGAAGCGCCCTCACCGGAGCCTTCAgtggaggcagcagcagcagcagcagcagcccggaGCCGGCCAGGCCCGCCTACCAG GAGGCCCCCAGGCCGGCCCCTGCTGCTTCCGGACCCTGCCACTATGAGGTGAGGCAGTTCCTGGACTGTGCGACGACCCAGGGCGACCTCAGCCTTTGTGAAGGGTTCAGCGAGGTCCTCAAACAGTGCAAGTCCTCCCATG GTGTGACGGCATTGGTGTAA
- the LOC132453561 gene encoding zinc finger protein 317-like translates to MSSPVDFHSQIASIIEVLANAAVSKICKVVDDGYAVVHLEVTQNQRDNEFLRSKVRLLELQVAKYRAERMIGPEGTVRFPGARILGRPHREALAGPFPQGRLRGLGRCQKTPPLPRDQDPHQQVVTSTKMEAAEAEPLRIVKVEGAEPSESDHTSNRPDAGSGPTPLAGPEEPRSQSEVSGSDALSLLFTSGCSQEPLTGSDVRAGSQLFPVEQKEGRQRQTWSDTTAAFTQTLSSCDDRTVAAVMVVDDDEAEDYLWSGGLQKEHERGREEQGWREERREEEQGWRGESFTAGLGFITPGLSLSGSLPANSAHKLHYRPPVTPDPGRLAPHGCGICRKRFGQEAELQKHVACHRRRRAHECSLCGKSFVSRSKLDMHGYVHTGERPFGCTVCPRRFSHPSNLRRHQKLMHNH, encoded by the exons ATGTCGTCTCCCGTGGATTTCCACTCACAGATTGCATCCATCATAGAGGTCTTGGCTAACGCGGCCGTTTCCAAGATCTGCAAGGTTGTGGACGACGGATATGCTGTCGTTCATCTCGAGGTAACTCAGAACCAGAGGGACAACGAGTTCCTCCGCAGTAAGGTCCGACTCCTGGAGCTGCAGGTCGCTAAGTACCGGGCGGAGAGAATGATTGGACCCGAGGGGACTGTCCGCTTCCCTGGCGCTCGCATACTGGGCAGACCGCATCGCGAAGCCCTGGCAG GTCCGTTCCCCCAGGGCCGGCTTCGGGGGCTGGGCCGCTGCCAGAAGACCCCCCCCTTACCCCGGGACCAGGACCCCCACCAGCAGGTCGTGACCTCCACCAAGATGGAG GCTGCGGAGGCGGAGCCTTTGAGGATCGTGAaggtggagggggcggagcctagCGAGTCAGACCACACCTCCAACAGACCAGACGCCGGCTCGGGGCCGACGCCCCTTGCTGGACCCGAGGAGCCGCGCAGCCAATCGGAGGTCAGTGGATCAGATGCCCTCTCCTTGCTTTTCACCAGCGGCTGCTCACAGGAGCCactaacaggaagtgatgtcagagCGGGTAGTCAGCTGTTTCCTGTCGAGCAGAAAGAGGGACGCCAGAGGCAGACGTGGTCCGACACCACAGCGGCGTTCACTCAAACTCTTTCTTCATGTGACGACCGTACCGTCGCCGCGGTGATGGTGGTCGACGACGACGAAGCGGAGGACTATCTCTGGTCGGGCGGGCTTCAAAAAGAgcatgagagggggagagaggagcagggatggagagaggagaggagagaggaagagcagggatggagaggggagtcCTTCACCGCAGGTCTTGGGTTCATCACGCCAGGACTGTCGCTATCAGGAAGCCTCCCAGCTAACTCCGCCCACAAACTCCACTACAGACCcccggtgacccctgaccccgggcGTCTCGCCCCCCACGGCTGCGGCATCTGCCGCAAGCGCTTCGGCCAGGAGGCGGAGCTTCAGAAGCACGTAGCGTGCCACCGGCGCCGGCGGGCCCACGAGTGCTCGCTGTGCGGGAAGAGCTTTGTTAGCCGAAGCAAGCTGGACATGCACGGCTACGTGCACACGGGGGAGCGGCCCTTCGGCTGCACCGTCTGCCCCCGGCGCTTCTCCCATCCCAGCAACCTAAGGAGACACCAGAAGCTCATGCACAACCACTGA
- the ddt gene encoding D-dopachrome decarboxylase has translation MPFIVLDTNISADVLPADFLKKLCSCTAAALGKPEERMNVAVKPGLPILMAGSSSPCVMLSVSAIGVTDTAEKNREHSAKICAFLAEQLVIPVDRIMICFHALEPHQVGKMGTVMSFL, from the exons ATGCCTTTCATCGTTCTGGACACCAATATATCTGCGGATGTTTTACCTGCAGACTTTCTGAAGAAGCTCTGCTCCTGCACTGCCGCTGCTCTGGGAAAACCAGAAGAG AGGATGAACGTTGCGGTTAAACCTGGGTTACCGATCCTGATGGCCGGGTCCTCTTCTCCGTGCGTCATGCTGTCCGTGTCTGCGATCGGAGTCACCGACACCGCAGAGAAGAACCGGGAGCACAGCGCCAAGATCTGCGCGTTCCTCGCGGAACAACTAGTTATCCCAGTAGACAG GATCATGATTTGCTTCCACGCGTTGGAGCCTCATCAGGTGGGGAAGATGGGGACTGTCATGAGTTTCCTGTGA
- the gstt1b gene encoding glutathione S-transferase theta-1b, whose protein sequence is MALEIYLDLFSQPCRSVYIFAKKNNIPFEFKKISLLEGQQYGEDFGKINMMRKAPAIRDGDFCLAESVAIMQYLAEKFQTPAHWYPSDLQQRARVNEYLSWQHMAIRMHGSKIFWLRLLIPKIMGVEVPQDKMDGALEDLNGSLKLVEDKFLQDRPFIAGEQVSLADLVAIVEIMQPVGSGLDVFESRPRLAAWRERVRVAVGTELFDEAHKDILAAQEMVKNMDASKMQVFKPKILKLFL, encoded by the exons ATGGCTTTAGAGATCTATCTAGATCTTTTCTCCCAACCCTGTCGTTCCGTGTACATCTTCGCCAAAAAGAATAACATCCCTTTCGAATTCAAAAAGATTTCTCTGCTCGAAG GGCAGCAGTATGGAGAGGACTTTGGTAAAATCAACATGATGAGAAAAGCACCAGCCATCCGCGACGGTGACTTCTGTCTGGCAGAGAG cgtGGCCATCATGCAGTATCTGGCTGAGAAGTTCCAGACCCCGGCTCACTGGTACCCCTCTGACCTGCAGCAGCGGGCTAGGGTCAATGAGTACCTGTCCTGGCAGCACATGGCCATCCGAATGCACGGCTCCAAGATCTTCTGGCTGCGG CTCCTGATTCCTAAAATCATGGGGGTGGAGGTCCCTCAGGACAAAATGGACGGCGCGCTGGAGGACCTGAACGGATCGCTGAAGCTGGTGGAGGATAAATTCCTCCAGGATCGGCCCTTCATCGCTGGAGAGCAGGTCTCGCTGGCCGACCTGGTCGCCATCGTGGAGATCATGCAG CCGGTAGGTTCTGGTCTGGACGTGTTTGAGTCCCGTCCCAGACTCGCAGCCTGGCGCGAGAGGGTTCGGGTCGCCGTGGGAACAGAGCTGTTTGACGAGGCCCATAAAGACATCCTGGCAGCGCAGGAGATGGtgaaaaacatggacgccagcAAGATGCAAGTCTTCAAGCCGAAGATCCTGAAGCTTTTTTTGTAA